One Armatimonadota bacterium DNA window includes the following coding sequences:
- a CDS encoding cupin domain-containing protein: protein MERRLWFLNTLVHIRVAEADGQDGLSVLEHRAPFGDSPPLHIHHTEDEVFHVLEGELRLRVADEERRCPRGTILLAPKGVPHTYRVESPAGARWVTVTARGDFERFVRALGRPAERDDLPPPAGPPSPEAAEALAQVARRHGIELVGPPLA, encoded by the coding sequence ATGGAACGACGGCTCTGGTTTCTCAACACCCTGGTCCACATTCGCGTGGCCGAAGCGGACGGGCAGGACGGGCTCTCCGTCCTGGAGCATCGTGCTCCCTTCGGGGACTCGCCGCCGCTGCACATCCACCACACCGAGGACGAGGTCTTCCACGTCCTCGAGGGCGAGCTCCGCCTGCGCGTGGCGGACGAGGAGCGCCGGTGTCCTCGCGGTACCATCCTCCTCGCCCCGAAGGGCGTCCCGCACACCTACCGGGTGGAGTCGCCGGCGGGGGCACGCTGGGTCACGGTGACGGCGCGCGGGGACTTTGAGCGGTTCGTCCGGGCCCTGGGCCGCCCCGCCGAGCGCGACGACCTTCCGCCGCCGGCCGGTCCCCCGTCCCCCGAGGCGGCGGAGGCGCTGGCCCAGGTGGCCCGCCGCCATGGCATCGAGCTGGTCGGTCCTCCCCTGGCGTGA
- a CDS encoding WD40 repeat domain-containing protein: MATRGLVAVAFLLAASLGAPPAGAGPVEMTVGTDEQVLGRHEKAVTSVAFSPDGRLVVSTGSDRTVRLWDVAGRRQVWMICPCRGLTEDAAFSPDGRQVLFADPWGGAARLVETASGRQVRAFQLRLFQVNTAAYAPDGRLVATGGQERTIRLWNAATGRTVRILRGHTDHVTALAFSRDGRFLLSGSFSDDETVRLWDVVHGRQVRVFRGHIAAITDVAFAPDGRSALSASTDNTVRIWDVATGRERHRLIAHVYALAAAYTPDGRRIATGGRGIVAGVDLPRPPGPRGTYRPLLLWDARTGALLRVLYGPEEITALAFSPDGRLLAAGDDEGGIRLWRVEQ; this comes from the coding sequence ATGGCGACGAGAGGGCTCGTGGCTGTGGCGTTCCTCCTGGCGGCGAGCCTGGGCGCCCCGCCAGCGGGGGCCGGGCCTGTGGAGATGACGGTAGGGACGGACGAGCAGGTGCTGGGGAGGCATGAGAAGGCGGTGACCTCGGTGGCCTTCTCCCCCGACGGCCGGCTGGTCGTCTCCACCGGTAGTGACCGCACGGTGCGCCTCTGGGACGTGGCCGGTCGCCGACAGGTCTGGATGATCTGCCCCTGCCGCGGCCTCACCGAGGATGCCGCCTTCTCACCGGACGGTCGCCAGGTCCTCTTCGCCGACCCATGGGGCGGGGCCGCCCGGCTGGTCGAGACGGCCTCCGGGCGTCAGGTCCGGGCATTCCAGCTCCGGCTCTTCCAGGTGAACACCGCGGCGTACGCTCCCGACGGGCGCCTGGTGGCGACGGGCGGTCAAGAGCGGACCATCCGCCTGTGGAACGCCGCCACCGGTCGGACAGTGCGGATCCTCCGGGGGCACACTGACCACGTGACCGCGCTCGCCTTCTCCCGTGACGGCCGGTTCCTACTCTCCGGGAGTTTCTCTGACGACGAGACGGTCCGTCTCTGGGACGTCGTGCACGGCCGGCAGGTGCGGGTCTTCCGCGGCCACATCGCCGCCATCACTGACGTGGCCTTCGCTCCCGACGGGCGCTCCGCCCTGTCCGCCTCGACGGACAACACCGTCCGGATCTGGGACGTGGCGACCGGCCGGGAGCGGCACAGGCTCATCGCACACGTGTATGCGTTGGCCGCCGCCTACACACCGGACGGGCGGCGCATCGCCACTGGCGGGCGCGGGATCGTCGCGGGGGTTGACCTGCCCCGGCCTCCGGGCCCCAGGGGCACCTACAGGCCACTCCTCCTCTGGGACGCCCGGACGGGCGCGCTCCTCCGCGTGCTCTACGGTCCCGAGGAGATCACCGCGCTGGCCTTTTCGCCCGACGGCCGGCTGCTGGCCGCCGGGGACGACGAGGGTGGCATTCGCCTCTGGCGGGTCGAGCAGTAG
- a CDS encoding DUF4352 domain-containing protein: MSATPPDQREQAVPGQGEQAVPAATPVGGGGPGSVQGTLEPERTYAVGAFGRNRNVELTVAEFRLLDPTRVVSSSGAHPARPDLRFVVLTTVWKNLVPPRTLEVPKRGPAGTVSGEKETVVAETAYVVPDLVKHLHLLIDRRYVAHVDPASARLPEALPMPRLVVERYNQEVRGAVAFVVPAGPFQSLTLQFYDFTQGHITVPVYGTPPAQADRPVAGPARNQVLAASVYGVRTAAEAGTARAPAGSRFLLVDVGATSLAPGQIAQVDVRQFVALVEDGVYLYRPAPELPGLAHQFHGVVNLLPDFERRGVLAFVVPEPTGRLELLVAAARVDPVTLLLTPDVAARGQPQPKATIPDGEVAEVLLNGTALTDQVGEAAAPAGRRFLVLDLTVVNRSRTQGLVVQPVQFTVTDGQQRTAPSPVTAKLPHGLAQERVVPPAGRGRFEVAFEVPAGASSLRLAYQGFTKVEEVPLP, from the coding sequence GTGAGTGCCACCCCGCCCGACCAGCGCGAGCAGGCGGTGCCCGGCCAGGGCGAGCAGGCGGTTCCGGCAGCAACACCGGTTGGCGGGGGCGGACCCGGGTCTGTCCAGGGGACGCTCGAGCCGGAGCGCACCTACGCGGTGGGCGCCTTTGGCCGCAACCGGAACGTCGAGCTGACCGTCGCCGAGTTTCGCCTGCTGGACCCCACGCGCGTGGTGTCGTCCTCCGGAGCGCACCCGGCCCGCCCCGACCTGCGGTTCGTCGTGCTGACGACCGTCTGGAAGAACCTGGTCCCGCCCAGGACTCTCGAGGTTCCCAAGCGCGGGCCGGCCGGGACGGTGAGCGGGGAGAAGGAGACCGTCGTCGCCGAGACCGCCTATGTCGTCCCCGACCTGGTCAAGCACCTCCACCTGCTCATCGACCGGCGGTACGTCGCCCACGTCGACCCGGCCAGCGCGCGCCTCCCCGAAGCCCTGCCCATGCCCCGGCTGGTGGTGGAGCGCTACAACCAGGAGGTGCGGGGCGCGGTGGCCTTCGTCGTGCCGGCCGGTCCCTTCCAGAGCCTGACCCTCCAGTTCTACGACTTCACCCAGGGCCACATCACGGTCCCGGTCTACGGCACCCCCCCGGCGCAGGCGGACCGGCCGGTCGCCGGCCCCGCCCGCAACCAGGTGCTGGCCGCATCGGTCTACGGCGTGCGCACTGCCGCCGAGGCCGGCACCGCGCGGGCCCCGGCGGGCAGCCGCTTCCTCCTGGTCGACGTCGGGGCGACCTCGCTGGCGCCGGGGCAGATCGCCCAGGTGGACGTGCGCCAGTTCGTCGCCCTCGTCGAGGACGGCGTCTACCTGTACCGTCCCGCTCCCGAGCTCCCGGGGCTGGCGCACCAGTTCCACGGGGTGGTGAACCTCCTGCCCGACTTCGAGCGGCGGGGCGTGCTGGCGTTCGTCGTGCCCGAGCCGACGGGGCGGCTGGAGCTGCTGGTCGCGGCGGCGCGCGTCGACCCGGTGACGCTGCTGCTCACGCCCGACGTGGCGGCGCGGGGACAGCCGCAGCCGAAGGCCACGATCCCGGACGGGGAGGTGGCGGAGGTCCTGCTGAACGGCACCGCGCTCACGGACCAGGTGGGAGAGGCGGCCGCGCCGGCGGGGCGGCGCTTCCTCGTGCTGGACCTGACGGTGGTGAACCGGAGCCGCACCCAGGGGCTTGTCGTCCAGCCGGTGCAGTTCACGGTGACGGACGGGCAGCAGCGCACGGCGCCGTCGCCGGTGACGGCGAAGCTGCCCCACGGACTGGCGCAGGAGCGGGTCGTCCCCCCGGCCGGGCGCGGCCGGTTCGAGGTGGCCTTCGAGGTCCCCGCGGGCGCGTCGTCCCTTCGATTGGCTTACCAGGGGTTCACGAAGGTTGAGGAGGTCCCCCTGCCATGA
- a CDS encoding transglutaminase domain-containing protein gives MRARLSMAGFIAVGALFLGLLIYAATLSVLARSTVRWPAVGGAGAAGAWIVLLWRRHLWRHAAWGAVLIFLATLAAMAWFPDGRAHGLALLGDAAVIIFPALMGVGSVTAAIMLLRWRSPAWRVGVLLLGGYVVGATAVEAARGGFDALLRTRSSWSTLPLWFQGAVLGLLALLPAGIVAGAVDAIRGARRSPAVLKSLSLSLVLLIALPAVYQPPWTAPVGSTRGSGESPPSPPPMPSPTGGAVKMTPIPWPSPEGSAAALQEYRAALDRLKHQVDRSVFDVGALQGRLGRDVKAMLGFVREEIRLEPYAGVLRGARGALLARGGNAADRALLLAELLRRAGYQVRFAEGTLSRNQAEVLVRSALRRPRTGADTPLHQEILRRAAAHFLVLGDALYGAGHRPSTQRTPRWDHAVRAAQDHVWVQVAAGDRWMDLDPASPDGAPLTRARRVGDVPDLRFHRVTLRLEVQVVEGDRTLRHPVLLYEGRAADLVDVPLGIFFDVQGEMATAVLVVGGELLAGPPFRISKSAAAGTGAILPLPGTPKGGGAIDALTGAWLTVVTDTPEGSASATYTIFEQGPSGSTSASAEDALGAVLGIGVITGEMPGMLLAAVLADTDDPLSRPGITRFLALRAFTYGVLRGAVDGTAAEDLPLRYVDAPNVFIAEVRSHGPARDARVQLSFDLTRKAYRTLRAPEDPLAGYGEFYDTLAHGMLDHLVERVTLGADFSDRSVGALFEQATDQGIPVKALLQPTDPLPAALGGGGIRRLTQGREAGRAVVLPEALPRGWSLADLGWWEVDQRTGWATDVTASGRHQSTVERSVQETDTRKKSALVCVQTLRIAVNVVIPTLTRLGGLPPQFVEFLEETRLDDALEKVAEGLCTRFGPVPRDIPPPPKWTPFPPAPRRMPNPGSNPFKNPPAVRWPPGAPRKR, from the coding sequence ATGAGAGCCCGCCTCTCGATGGCCGGGTTCATCGCGGTCGGGGCCCTCTTCCTCGGCCTCTTGATCTACGCCGCCACTCTGAGTGTTCTGGCTCGATCCACCGTCCGCTGGCCTGCTGTCGGAGGTGCCGGTGCTGCAGGCGCCTGGATCGTCCTGTTGTGGCGGCGGCACCTCTGGCGTCACGCGGCCTGGGGCGCCGTGCTCATCTTCCTGGCAACGCTGGCCGCCATGGCATGGTTCCCCGACGGACGGGCGCACGGTCTCGCACTACTCGGAGACGCCGCAGTGATCATCTTCCCGGCGCTCATGGGCGTTGGGAGCGTGACCGCAGCGATCATGCTCCTCCGCTGGCGGAGCCCGGCCTGGCGCGTCGGTGTGCTGCTCCTGGGCGGCTACGTCGTCGGAGCTACTGCGGTTGAAGCGGCACGCGGAGGATTCGACGCGCTGCTCCGGACGCGGTCCTCCTGGTCCACGCTGCCCCTGTGGTTCCAGGGCGCTGTGCTCGGTCTCCTTGCCCTGCTCCCGGCGGGCATCGTGGCAGGGGCGGTCGATGCCATTCGGGGTGCGAGGCGCAGTCCAGCGGTCCTGAAGTCCCTCTCGCTCTCCCTGGTGCTGCTCATCGCACTGCCGGCTGTCTATCAACCGCCGTGGACCGCACCGGTCGGTTCAACCCGTGGGTCGGGCGAGTCCCCACCGTCCCCACCCCCCATGCCGAGCCCGACGGGCGGTGCGGTCAAGATGACGCCGATACCCTGGCCTTCTCCCGAAGGTTCAGCGGCCGCCCTGCAGGAGTACCGCGCAGCACTCGACCGGTTGAAGCATCAGGTGGATCGTTCGGTCTTCGATGTCGGCGCGCTGCAGGGGCGGCTCGGCCGCGATGTCAAGGCCATGCTGGGCTTCGTGCGGGAGGAGATCCGACTGGAGCCGTACGCCGGCGTCCTCCGGGGTGCCCGCGGCGCCCTGCTGGCCAGGGGCGGAAACGCCGCGGATCGGGCCCTCCTCCTGGCCGAGCTCCTCCGGCGCGCAGGCTACCAGGTGCGCTTTGCCGAGGGGACGCTGAGCCGGAACCAGGCCGAGGTCCTGGTGCGGTCGGCCCTGCGACGTCCCCGGACGGGGGCCGACACGCCCTTGCACCAGGAGATCCTCCGTCGGGCGGCGGCTCATTTCCTCGTCCTCGGCGATGCTCTCTACGGCGCTGGCCACCGGCCTTCGACGCAACGCACACCGCGATGGGACCACGCGGTCAGGGCCGCCCAGGACCACGTGTGGGTGCAGGTCGCCGCAGGGGACCGGTGGATGGACCTGGACCCCGCCTCCCCGGATGGGGCGCCGCTCACCCGGGCTCGCCGCGTGGGGGACGTCCCTGACCTCCGTTTCCATCGTGTCACGCTGCGGCTGGAGGTCCAGGTGGTGGAAGGCGATCGCACGCTCAGGCACCCCGTGCTCCTCTATGAGGGCCGTGCAGCGGATCTGGTGGACGTCCCCCTGGGCATCTTCTTCGACGTGCAGGGTGAGATGGCGACCGCCGTGCTGGTGGTCGGTGGCGAACTGCTGGCCGGCCCGCCCTTCCGCATCTCCAAGTCCGCGGCCGCCGGAACCGGCGCGATCCTCCCGCTGCCGGGCACCCCCAAGGGGGGAGGCGCCATCGATGCCCTGACGGGGGCGTGGCTGACGGTCGTGACGGACACCCCCGAGGGCTCGGCGTCAGCGACCTACACGATCTTCGAGCAGGGCCCTTCGGGCAGCACGAGCGCATCGGCGGAGGATGCCCTCGGGGCCGTCCTGGGGATCGGTGTCATCACCGGGGAGATGCCCGGCATGCTGCTGGCTGCGGTCCTGGCCGACACTGACGACCCGCTGAGTCGCCCGGGGATCACGCGGTTCCTCGCGCTCCGCGCCTTCACCTACGGTGTGTTGCGCGGGGCGGTCGATGGCACCGCGGCCGAGGATCTCCCGCTGCGGTATGTCGACGCGCCCAACGTGTTCATCGCTGAGGTACGGTCCCACGGGCCGGCGCGGGATGCGCGTGTCCAGCTCAGCTTCGACCTGACCCGGAAAGCCTATCGAACGCTCCGCGCGCCGGAAGATCCGCTGGCTGGCTACGGTGAGTTCTACGACACCCTGGCGCACGGCATGCTCGACCACCTGGTGGAGCGTGTCACGTTGGGAGCCGACTTCTCGGACCGAAGCGTAGGCGCGCTGTTCGAGCAGGCCACCGACCAGGGCATCCCAGTTAAGGCCCTGCTGCAGCCCACCGATCCTCTGCCGGCGGCGCTGGGTGGCGGGGGGATTCGCCGCCTCACCCAGGGGCGGGAAGCGGGACGAGCCGTCGTCCTGCCCGAGGCGCTCCCCCGCGGGTGGAGCCTGGCCGATCTGGGCTGGTGGGAGGTGGACCAGCGGACAGGGTGGGCGACAGATGTCACGGCCAGCGGCCGACATCAGTCGACCGTGGAACGCTCAGTCCAGGAGACCGATACTCGGAAGAAGTCGGCCCTGGTCTGTGTCCAGACCCTCCGAATCGCTGTCAATGTCGTGATCCCCACGCTGACCCGGCTCGGTGGTTTGCCCCCGCAGTTTGTGGAGTTCCTCGAGGAGACCCGCCTTGACGACGCCCTGGAAAAGGTCGCCGAGGGCCTGTGCACGAGGTTCGGGCCGGTGCCCCGCGACATCCCTCCCCCCCCAAAGTGGACCCCCTTCCCTCCGGCCCCACGCCGTATGCCTAACCCGGGTTCGAACCCCTTCAAGAACCCCCCCGCTGTCCGCTGGCCTCCGGGGGCCCCGCGGAAGCGATGA
- a CDS encoding VWA domain-containing protein: MQPIDAVLAPALTGTGDPQQPATEFPEDVSAIHLVVRGPANASLVAKWVAVQAEGYPANQEVEQDRVALGADGKGTATLAARPQAVLRPGEYRVDLTVNGAPGPSLPFRIVPILPAAAAFEESDRLFGRNVAAAALGGTVVSVPPNSGAPAEYLIDGGSEVVSRLQQLRPWVTRDATFPQEIVLSFHGGRRATVAAVLVDTDSDNRYTGYLDAMPRHVEVWVSTTGATDGFTRVAAARLPRRAGRHLIPFDPVPATHLKLRILSNHGGTRTEVVEVKVLEDPSAPSILADRPANLVLPALGGTVVRVPDWTGTPVGNLFDGRTGDHGWYTQERLPREIVLAFRDRQEAYIDRLVLNPSTDLGQETWLKRLSVQVSTESPFEGWQEVGRFTLAREARDQVFPVGRRARFLKLRLLENHGGRNTSLGEVQVLEGQAAGYRSLLLERPPRLLARAAQPGQGAATATAGAETLEGEPNDTAAQAVPLPLGRRVRGTIAPTGDVDHFALTVPPPGPALLTLELGGHPSIRTSLELLDRAGRPVRRFGPQQAGRRATAFTWLVEPGEYVVRLAEPPLSIVLAFDTSGSMGGAIRDLEEAVTAYVDAVQPTEQVALIRFGAGSPNEIVLLTPRFTNDRTVLRRALAGQFKAVGGTPLYDAVAHGIALLKATEGNRAVVVMTDGEDSGSRLDLRGFWALLEETRVPVYAILLGNRLQQYQPRLGTSVLGLFAHLSAATQARATFTPDSAALRGLYQQIASELRTPVTYTLRATASPGPGTVYVDTGGEPVGAPPQVELILDASGSMKRRIDGRPMIDIARDTLAQVVKALPDQVHVGLRVYGHRIREGRPGDCQDSELVVPIAPLDRTAMLAAIRRVQALGTTPIAYSLRQVARDFGTRSGERLVILVTDGQEECGGSPAAVVSELLAAGVTVRLNIVGFALADRRTRQEMARVAALTGGAFFDARDGRALRTAIDRSLAFPFEVLEATGRRVAGGMTGTAVSVPEGVYTVVLRPAGPPVTVRDVRVRYGAVTRVVLTKDGGEIGFRVVGPSP; encoded by the coding sequence GTGCAGCCGATCGACGCCGTCCTGGCGCCTGCGCTCACCGGCACGGGCGACCCCCAACAGCCGGCCACGGAGTTTCCAGAAGATGTCAGTGCCATCCACCTCGTGGTGCGCGGGCCGGCCAACGCCAGCCTGGTGGCCAAGTGGGTCGCCGTCCAAGCCGAGGGCTATCCGGCGAACCAGGAGGTTGAGCAGGACCGCGTCGCCCTGGGCGCCGACGGGAAGGGCACGGCGACGCTGGCGGCCAGGCCGCAGGCGGTCCTCCGCCCCGGCGAGTACCGGGTGGACCTCACCGTAAACGGCGCCCCCGGCCCGTCCCTCCCGTTCCGCATCGTCCCCATCCTCCCCGCGGCCGCCGCCTTCGAGGAGAGCGACCGCCTCTTCGGCCGCAACGTCGCCGCCGCCGCGCTGGGGGGGACGGTGGTGAGCGTCCCGCCCAACTCGGGGGCGCCGGCCGAGTACCTGATCGACGGCGGCAGCGAGGTGGTGAGCCGGCTGCAGCAGCTCCGCCCCTGGGTCACGCGGGACGCCACGTTCCCGCAGGAGATCGTCCTGTCCTTCCACGGGGGGCGCCGGGCCACGGTGGCCGCCGTCCTCGTCGACACCGACTCCGACAACCGGTACACCGGGTACCTGGATGCGATGCCGCGCCACGTGGAGGTGTGGGTCTCCACGACCGGCGCCACGGATGGCTTCACCAGGGTCGCGGCCGCGCGTCTGCCCCGTCGGGCGGGCCGGCACCTCATCCCGTTCGACCCCGTGCCGGCGACGCACCTCAAGCTCCGCATCCTCTCCAACCACGGCGGGACCCGCACCGAGGTCGTCGAGGTGAAGGTCCTGGAAGACCCCTCCGCCCCCAGCATCCTGGCCGACCGGCCGGCGAACCTGGTCCTGCCCGCCCTGGGGGGCACGGTCGTACGCGTGCCGGACTGGACGGGCACGCCGGTGGGCAACCTCTTCGACGGCCGCACGGGAGACCACGGGTGGTATACGCAGGAGCGCCTGCCACGGGAGATCGTGCTGGCCTTCCGCGACCGCCAGGAGGCCTACATCGACCGTCTCGTCCTGAACCCCTCCACGGACCTGGGGCAGGAGACCTGGCTCAAGCGTCTGTCGGTGCAGGTCTCGACCGAGAGTCCTTTCGAGGGCTGGCAGGAGGTGGGCCGGTTCACGCTGGCCCGAGAGGCCCGCGACCAGGTCTTCCCAGTCGGGCGGCGGGCCCGGTTCCTCAAGCTGCGCCTGCTCGAGAACCACGGCGGGCGGAACACGAGCCTGGGGGAGGTGCAGGTCCTCGAGGGGCAGGCGGCGGGCTACCGGTCGCTGCTGCTCGAACGCCCGCCCCGCCTCCTCGCCCGCGCGGCGCAGCCGGGACAGGGAGCCGCCACGGCCACCGCCGGTGCGGAGACGCTCGAGGGCGAGCCCAACGACACTGCGGCGCAGGCCGTCCCCCTGCCGCTCGGGCGGCGGGTGCGCGGCACCATCGCGCCCACCGGTGACGTGGACCACTTCGCGCTCACGGTCCCCCCGCCGGGACCCGCCCTGCTCACCCTGGAGCTGGGCGGGCACCCGTCCATCCGCACCTCCCTCGAGCTGCTCGACCGCGCGGGGCGCCCGGTGCGACGCTTCGGGCCGCAGCAGGCCGGGCGCCGCGCCACCGCCTTCACCTGGCTGGTCGAGCCCGGGGAGTACGTCGTCCGTCTGGCCGAGCCGCCGCTCTCCATCGTGCTGGCCTTCGACACGAGCGGCAGCATGGGCGGGGCCATCAGGGACCTGGAGGAGGCGGTGACCGCCTACGTCGACGCGGTGCAGCCGACCGAGCAGGTGGCCCTGATCCGCTTCGGGGCGGGCAGTCCCAACGAGATCGTCCTCCTGACCCCACGCTTCACGAACGACCGCACCGTCCTCCGCCGGGCGCTGGCCGGCCAGTTCAAGGCTGTGGGCGGGACGCCGCTGTACGACGCGGTGGCGCACGGCATCGCGCTGCTCAAGGCCACGGAGGGGAACCGGGCCGTCGTGGTGATGACCGACGGCGAGGACAGCGGGAGCAGGCTCGACCTGCGGGGGTTCTGGGCGCTGCTGGAAGAGACGCGCGTGCCGGTGTACGCCATCCTCCTGGGCAACCGCCTGCAGCAGTACCAGCCGCGCCTGGGGACGAGCGTCCTCGGCCTCTTCGCCCACCTGTCGGCGGCCACCCAGGCGCGGGCCACCTTTACCCCCGACTCCGCGGCGCTGCGCGGGCTCTACCAGCAGATCGCCTCGGAGCTGCGCACCCCCGTCACGTACACGCTGCGGGCCACGGCGAGCCCGGGCCCGGGGACGGTGTACGTCGACACCGGCGGCGAGCCCGTGGGCGCTCCGCCGCAGGTGGAGCTGATCCTCGACGCCTCCGGGTCGATGAAGCGCCGCATCGACGGGCGCCCGATGATCGACATCGCCAGGGATACCCTGGCCCAGGTCGTCAAGGCGCTGCCCGACCAGGTGCACGTCGGGCTGCGCGTCTACGGGCACCGCATCCGCGAGGGCCGGCCGGGCGACTGCCAGGACTCGGAGCTGGTGGTGCCGATCGCCCCGCTGGACCGCACCGCCATGCTGGCGGCCATCCGGCGGGTGCAGGCCCTGGGCACGACGCCGATCGCCTACTCGCTGCGGCAGGTGGCGCGGGACTTCGGCACCCGGTCGGGGGAGCGGTTGGTCATCCTGGTCACCGACGGCCAGGAGGAGTGCGGCGGGAGCCCGGCGGCGGTGGTCTCCGAGCTGCTGGCCGCCGGCGTGACGGTCCGGCTGAACATCGTGGGGTTCGCCCTGGCCGACCGGCGGACGCGCCAGGAGATGGCCCGGGTGGCCGCCCTCACGGGCGGGGCCTTCTTCGACGCCCGCGACGGGCGCGCGCTGCGGACGGCCATCGACCGGTCGCTGGCCTTCCCCTTCGAGGTGCTGGAGGCGACGGGACGGCGGGTGGCCGGCGGGATGACGGGGACGGCGGTGAGCGTGCCGGAGGGCGTCTACACGGTGGTGCTGCGCCCCGCGGGGCCGCCGGTGACGGTCCGCGACGTGCGGGTGCGCTACGGGGCGGTCACCCGGGTGGTGCTGACGAAGGACGGCGGCGAGATCGGGTTTCGGGTCGTGGGGCCGTCGCCGTGA
- a CDS encoding PrsW family glutamic-type intramembrane protease, producing the protein MEHRVEGGLSRRSLWVAQAASLVGLLGWVLVVRALAAFPGVLPRLGTLEAGIVLAVVPTLLWLLLFYVQDAREPEPLGYVLRAAGAGAVLGAAFALPLGRALAPAAAFPSTGVVLGGLLLAAAVQEFAKFLAVRYTVFESPEFDEVADGVTYGTAAGLGLAAVLNVHLVVAGAGVDPVPATLRIVVTALAHATFGGVLGYFLGRAKLQGRWREVAWGYGAAVVLNALFAYLLAEVTRSGLAYRPWYGFVLAAAVAVAVTALLLWRVRSLGPSTAAGTTAGAGQPSWSRLDLRLWVALLVLLALGLAPVRAAVGAVTIFAHPDGLRLTYPAGWLAARRDGAALAVQAPVSRGPVPTELRVTAAPRPRGQSPAAIAAADAVARSGALPLYRALAIEPASVPGAEAVAVEYAFVTDPHAAVLAAERIPAVVRGVELVVVTSTRVFRVDLRTSAGGFEQVRPTFDRIRRSVRVEERS; encoded by the coding sequence ATGGAGCACCGCGTGGAGGGAGGCCTCTCCCGCCGCAGCCTGTGGGTCGCCCAGGCGGCGAGCCTGGTGGGCCTTCTGGGCTGGGTGCTGGTGGTGCGGGCCCTGGCCGCATTCCCGGGAGTCTTGCCGCGGCTGGGGACGCTGGAGGCGGGCATCGTCCTGGCGGTCGTCCCGACCCTGCTGTGGCTCCTGCTCTTCTACGTGCAGGACGCCCGCGAACCGGAGCCGCTCGGCTACGTGCTGCGGGCGGCCGGAGCGGGCGCTGTGCTCGGGGCGGCGTTCGCCCTGCCGCTCGGCCGGGCGCTGGCCCCCGCGGCCGCCTTCCCGTCCACCGGGGTGGTGCTCGGGGGCCTGCTGCTGGCGGCGGCCGTCCAGGAGTTCGCCAAGTTCCTGGCGGTCCGCTACACCGTCTTCGAATCGCCCGAGTTCGACGAGGTGGCCGACGGCGTCACCTACGGCACGGCGGCGGGGTTGGGGTTGGCCGCGGTGCTCAACGTGCACCTCGTGGTCGCGGGGGCCGGCGTCGACCCGGTGCCGGCCACCTTGCGCATCGTCGTGACCGCCCTGGCCCACGCCACCTTCGGCGGGGTGCTGGGCTACTTCCTCGGGCGGGCCAAGCTGCAGGGCCGGTGGCGCGAGGTCGCGTGGGGCTACGGCGCGGCGGTGGTGCTCAACGCGCTCTTCGCCTACCTCCTCGCCGAGGTCACGCGGTCCGGGCTCGCCTACCGCCCGTGGTACGGGTTCGTGCTGGCCGCGGCGGTGGCGGTGGCGGTCACGGCGCTGCTGCTCTGGCGGGTGCGGTCGCTGGGCCCCTCCACGGCGGCGGGGACGACTGCAGGCGCGGGCCAGCCCTCCTGGTCCCGGCTCGACCTGCGGCTGTGGGTGGCGCTGCTGGTCCTGCTGGCGCTGGGACTGGCCCCCGTCCGGGCCGCCGTCGGCGCCGTCACCATCTTCGCCCATCCCGACGGCCTGCGCCTCACCTATCCCGCCGGGTGGCTGGCCGCGCGCCGGGACGGGGCAGCGCTGGCCGTACAGGCGCCGGTCTCGCGGGGGCCCGTCCCCACCGAGCTGCGCGTCACCGCCGCCCCCCGGCCCCGGGGCCAGTCACCCGCGGCCATCGCCGCGGCGGACGCTGTCGCCCGCTCGGGGGCGCTCCCCCTCTACCGGGCCCTCGCCATCGAGCCGGCGAGCGTCCCCGGGGCGGAGGCGGTCGCGGTCGAGTACGCCTTTGTCACCGACCCCCACGCCGCCGTCCTGGCCGCCGAGCGGATCCCGGCGGTGGTGCGGGGGGTGGAACTGGTGGTCGTGACGTCCACGCGCGTCTTCCGCGTCGACCTGCGCACGAGCGCGGGGGGCTTCGAGCAGGTGCGGCCGACCTTCGACCGCATCCGGCGGAGCGTCCGGGTGGAGGAGCGCTCATGA